A single genomic interval of Lathyrus oleraceus cultivar Zhongwan6 chromosome 7, CAAS_Psat_ZW6_1.0, whole genome shotgun sequence harbors:
- the LOC127108354 gene encoding ribulose-1,5 bisphosphate carboxylase/oxygenase large subunit N-methyltransferase, chloroplastic, whose protein sequence is MATIFSGGSVSPFLFHTNKGTSFTPKAPILHLKRSFSAKSVASVGTEPSLSPAVQTFWKWLQEEGVITAKTPVKASVVTEGLGLVALKDISRNDVILQVPKRLWINPDAVAASEIGRVCSELKPWLSVILFLIRERSREDSVWKHYFGILPQETDSTIYWSEEELQELQGSQLLKTTVSVKEYVKNECLKLEQEIILPNKRLFPDPVTLDDFFWAFGILRSRAFSRLRNENLVVVPMADLINHSAGVTTEDHAYEVKGAAGLFSWDYLFSLKSPLSVKAGEQVYIQYDLNKSNAELALDYGFIEPNENRHAYTLTLEISESDPFFDDKLDVAESNGFAQTAYFDIFYNRTLPPGLLPYLRLVALGGTDAFLLESLFRDTIWGHLELSVSRDNEELLCKAVREACKSALAGYHTTIEQDRELKEGNLDSRLAIAVGIREGEKMVLQQIDGIFEQKELELDQLEYYQERRLKDLGLCGENGDILGDLGKFF, encoded by the exons ATGGCTACTATCTTTTCCGGAGGTTCAGTTTCTCCCTTTCTTTTTCACACCAACAAGGGTACATCTTTTACACCCAAAGCTCCAATTCTTCATCTCAAGAGATCTTTCTCTGCAAAATCAGTAGCCTCTGTAGGAACCGAACCATCACTGTCTCCAGCAGTTCAAACCTTCTGGAAGTGGCTACAGGAAGAAGGTGTCATCACTGCAAAGACCCCAGTGAAAGCTAGTGTGGTCACAGAAGGTTTAGGATTGGTTGCACTTAAGGACATTTCTAGGAATGATGTTATTTTGCAGGTACCAAAAAGGCTGTGGATAAATCCAGATGCAGTTGCAGCTTCAGAGATTGGGAGAGTGTGCAGTGAGTTGAAGCCATGGTTGTCTGTTATACTCTTTCTTATAAGAGAGAGGTCAAGGGAAGATTCTGTTTGGAAGCACTATTTTGGTATTCTGCCACAGGAAACTGATTCTACTATATATTG GTCAGAGGAAGAGCTTCAAGAGCTTCAAG GTTCTCAACTTTTGAAAACAACAGTGTCTGTGAAAGAATATGTGAAGAATGAATGTTTGAAACTAGAACAAGAAATCATTCTCCCTAATAAGCGGCTTTTTCCGGATCCTGTGACGCTGGATGACTTCTTTTGGGCATTTGGAATTCTCAGATCAAGGGCGTTTTCTCGCCTTCGCAATGAAAATCTGGTTGTGGTTCCAATGGCAGACTTG ATTAACCACAGTGCAGGAGTTACTACAGAGGATCATGCTTATGAAGTTAAAGGAGCAGCTGGCCTTTTCTCTTGGGATTACCTATTTTCCTTAAAGAGCCCCCTTTCCGTCAAGGCCGGAGAACAG GTATATATACAATATGATTTGAACAAAAGCAATGCAGAGTTGGCTCTAGACTACGGTTTCATTGAACCAAATGAAAATCGACATGCATACACTCTGACGCTGGAGATATCTGAGTCGGACCCTTTTTTTGATGACAAACTAGACGTTGCTGAGTCCAATGGTTTTGCTCAGACAGCGTACTTTGACATCTTCTATAATCGCACTCTTCCACCTGGATTGCTTCCATATCTGAGACTTGTAGCGCTAGGGGGTACCGACGCTTTCTTATTGGAATCACTGTTCAGAGACACCATATGGGGTCATCTTGAGTTGTCTGTCAGCCGTGACAATGAGGAGCTACTATGCAAAGCCGTTCGAGAAGCCTGCAAATCTGCCCTTGCTGGTTATCATACAACCATTGAACAG GATCGCGAGTTGAAAGAAGGAAATCTAGATTCAAGGCTTGCAATAGCAGTTGGAATAAGAGAAGGGGAAAAGATGGTCCTGCAGCAAATTGACGGGATCTTCGAGCAGAAAGAATTGGAGTTGGACCAGTTAGAGTATTATCAAGAAAGGAGGCTCAAGGATCTTGGACTTTGCGGAGAAAATGGCGATATCCTTGGAGACCTAGGAAAATTCTTCTAA
- the LOC127105314 gene encoding uncharacterized protein LOC127105314, with amino-acid sequence MPMSPPQNQPEHHQSDAEPSDPSLNQPASDSSEPELAGGEQEEEEGECGFCLFMKGGGCKDTFVDWENCVKEAEDKNEDLVEKCSQVTANLKQCMDSHSDYYEPILRAEKHAEEQVAIQLEKEKQDSEASNNQQEAPSQSNQNDHELELKATPTPPKQDAKEQSNSEAEKRSPDQPASEAPKAEDKEKEEEEEEGECGFCVFMKGGGCRDTFVDWENCVMEAEENKEDIVEKCSQVTSLLKQCMDSHSDYYAPILVAEKQIEEQAVIELEKEKLDSATSNNEQEAPSHSNQK; translated from the exons ATGCCAATGTCTCCGCCGCAGAATCAACCCGAACACCACCAATCCGATGCCGAACCTTCAGATCCTTCTCTCAATCAACCAGCTTCAGACTCTTCCGAACCGGAACTCGCCGGAGGGGAACAAGAGGAGGAAGAAGGAGAGTGTGGATTCTGCCTATTCATGAAAGGAGGTGGTTGCAAAGATACCTTCGTCGATTGGGAAAATTGCGTGAAAGAAGCCGAAGATAAAAACGAAGACCTTGTTGAAAAGTGCTCTCAGGTAACCGCAAATTTGAAGCAGTGTATGGATTCTCATTCCGATTACTATGAACCTATTCTTAGGGCTGAGAAGCACGCGGAAGAGCAAGTTGCTATTCAATTGGAGAAAGAAAAGCAGGATTCGGAAGCTAGTAACAATCAACAGGAAGCCCCTTCTCAATCAAATCAAAA CGACCATGAGTTGGAGTTGAAGGCTACGCCGACGCCCCCAAAGCAAGATGCAAAGGAGCAATCAAATTCAGAAGCAGAAAAGCGTTCTCCTGACCAACCAGCTTCGGAGGCTCCAAAAGCAGAAGACAAAGAGAAagaggaggaggaggaggaaggTGAGTGCGGATTCTGCGTGTTCATGAAAGGAGGAGGTTGCAGAGACACCTTTGTTGATTGGGAGAATTGTGTGATGGAGGCGGAGGAGAACAAAGAGGACATCGTTGAAAAGTGCTCTCAGGTCACCTCCCTTTTGAAGCAGTGTATGGATTCCCATTCCGATTATTACGCACCCATCCTTGTGGCTGAGAAGCAAATTGAAGAACAAGCTGTCATCGAATTGGAGAAAGAAAAACTAGATTCGGCAACCAGTAACAATGAACAGGAAGCCCCCTCTCATTCTAACCAAAAGTGA
- the LOC127108353 gene encoding rhamnogalacturonan I rhamnosyltransferase 1-like: protein MEVRSEGFQVMYDKLHAPVIPRSRFRFWFIRVCSSIVLWTCLVQLVTVSELWNSHFFTGLTSHIYHTTHTPIQDDVRLTESPPARNYTSNGFLRVSCNGGLNQMRAAICDMVTVARLLNLTLVVPELDKKSFWADHSGFEKIFDVKHFIDSLQDEVRIVKRVPKKFSRKGGFSTMAMPPVSWSNEKYYLEQILPLFAKHKVVHFNKTDARLANNGLPIDLQKLRCRVNYQALKFTPQIENLGQKLIQILHERGPFVALHLRYEMDMLAFSGCTLGCTNEEAEDLKRMRYAFPSWREKEIVSEEKRSQGLCPLTPEETALVMQALGFDRETQIYIAAGEIYGGERRLAPMRAAFPNIVRKEALLAVNELQQFQNHSSQMAALDFMVSVASDTFIPTYDGNMAKLVEGHRRYSGFKKSVLLDRKKLVQLIDMHQNRTLPWNEFTDAVRQAHEKRMGQPSYRRVIADKPKEEDYFYANPHECLCEETKCDDLLGPRNSRQVR from the exons ATGGAGGTTAGATCAGAGGGTTTTCAAGTGATGTATGATAAGCTTCATGCTCCTGTGATTCCAAGGAGCCGTTTTCGGTTTTGGTTCATTCGAGTTTGTTCAAGCATTGTTCTGTGGACATGTTTGGTTCAGCTTGTTACAGTGAGTGAACTATGGAATTCCCATTTCTTTACTGGCTTAACAAGTCATATATATCACACAACGCATACTCCTATTCAAGACGATGTTAGACTTACCGAATCACCTCCTGCAa GAAATTATACTAGTAATGGTTTTCTAAGAGTGTCGTGCAATGGGGGTTTGAATCAAATGCGTGCAGCG ATTTGTGACATGGTGACAGTTGCTCGGCTTTTGAACCTCACATTGGTTGTTCCAGAGCTTGATAAGAAATCCTTTTGGGCAGACCATAG TGGCTTTGAGAAAATATTTGATGTAAAGCATTTCATTGATTCTTTACAAGATGAAGTTCGAATAGTGAAAAGAGTTCCCAAAAAGTTTAGTAGGAAAGGTGGATTCTCCACCATGGCGATGCCTCCTGTTAGCTGGTCAAATGAAAAGTATTACTTGGAGCAG ATTCTGCCGCTTTTTGCCAAGCACAAGGTGGTACACTTCAATAAAACAGATGCACGTCTAGCAAATAATGGTCTCCCAATTGATCTACAGAAACTTAGGTGTCGTGTTAATTACCAGGCACTTAAATTCACTCCTCAAATTGAGAATCTGGGGCAAAAATTGATTCAGATACTTCACGAGAGGGGACCTTTTGTGGCATTGCATCTGAGATATGAGATGGACATGCTGGCTTTCTCAGGTTGTACTCTTGGTTGCACTAATGAAGAGGCCGAGGATCTCAAGCGGATGAG ATATGCATTCCCTTCATGGAGAGAGAAGGAAATAGTGTCCGAAGAAAAGAGATCACAGGGTCTATGTCCTTTGACACCAGAGGAGACCGCTTTAGTTATGCAAGCCTTAGGTTTTGACCGGGAGACACAGATCTACATTGCAGCCGGTGAGATTTATGGCGGTGAACGCAGACTTGCACCGATGAGAGCTGCATTTCCAAATATT GTTAGAAAAGAGGCATTGCTAGCTGTTAATGAGTTGCAGCAGTTCCAAAATCATTCATCGCAAATGGCAGCATTGGACTTTATGGTTTCAGTAGCCAGTGACACCTTCATTCCTACCTATGACGGGAACATGGCAAAACTTGTGGAAGGTCACCGCAG GTATAGTGGTTTTAAAAAATCCGTCTTACTGGACCGGAAAAAGCTTGTACAGTTGATTGATATGCATCAAAATAGAACCCTTCCTTGGAATGAGTTTACAGATGCTGTGCGACAGGCTCACGAAAAGAGAATGGGACAGCCAAGTTATCGTAGAGTTATCGCTGACAAGCCAAAGGAAGAGGATTATTTCTATGCCAACCCTCACGAATGCCTATGTGAGGAAACAAAGTGTGATGATTTGCTAGGTCCTCGGAACTCTCGTCAAGTAAGATGA